The following are from one region of the Choloepus didactylus isolate mChoDid1 chromosome 11 unlocalized genomic scaffold, mChoDid1.pri SUPER_11_unloc2, whole genome shotgun sequence genome:
- the LOC119524579 gene encoding zinc finger protein 700-like isoform X2, whose protein sequence is MQPQELMSFKDVAVDFTQEEWALLDTFQRQLFREVMLENISHLISVGMKIACKKQEMILMQLIYRNDNSEDASLISYTQKNSFKCNYLQEDSTLRSTVTQHSLIPMRKRSYLRKPFGKVLSEQSSFNKHEQFHTRSKSYECHRNAKAFIKNAGHKEYDRAQTGDKPYRCFLCGKAFIGFMDFRKHKRMNTGWKHECNLFGKAFSQSSDLQHIERTHSGGKPCECITCGKAFTYYSALRIHERTHTGEKPYECHLCGKTFSRCHHLRRHEKTHTEEKPYKCHICGKAFNGCSVLKQHEKTHTGEIPYKCHVCEKAFRALSRLKRHERTHTGEKPYECLTCGKAFIDVYVLRRHERTHSVEKLYECHTCGKAFNSCYNLKRHVTTHTGEKPFECHTCEKSFIDIYALRQHERTHTGERPYECNLCGKAFTRPSSLQQHERTHTGEKPYECHLCGKAFTQLSSLQKHERTHTGEKPYECHLCGKAFTRPSSLQQHERTHTGEKPYECHLCGKAFTQLSSLQQHERTHTGEKPYECHICGKAFNDCSTLKRHKRTHTREKPYECNTCQKGFTDFLPSDNMRTH, encoded by the exons ATGCAACCACAG GAGTTAATGTCCTTCAAAGATGTAGCtgtagacttcacccaggaagagtgggcaTTGCTAGACACATTCCAGAGACAACTGTTCAGagaagtgatgctggagaatatcagtcaTCTGATCTCAGTGG GCATGAAAATTGCCTGTAAAAAGCAAGAGATGATATTAATGCAACTTATCTACAGGAATGACAATTCTGAGGATGCTTCATTG ATATCTTACACTCAGAAGAATTcctttaaatgtaattatttgcaAGAGGATTCCACCCTCAGGTCCACAGTGACTCAACATTCATTAATTCCCATGAGAAAGAGATCATATTTAAGGAAACCATTTGGAAAAGTCCTCAGTGAACAGTCATCTTTTAACAAACATGAGCAGTTTCACACTAGAAGTAAATCCTATGAATGCCATCGAAATGCTAAAGCCTTTATTAAAAATGCTGGCCACAAAGAATATGATAGAGCTCAAACTGGAGATAAACCATACAGatgctttctttgtggaaaagcTTTCATTGGATTTATGGACTTTAGAAAACACAAGAGAATGAACACTGGATGGAAACATGAATGTAACCTATttggaaaagccttcagtcagTCTTCTGATCTTCAACACATTGAGAGAACTCACTCTGGAGGCAAACCCTGTGAATGCAttacatgtgggaaagccttcacttatTACTCTGCACTTAGaatacatgagagaacacacactggagaaaaaccctatgaatgccatctatgtgggaaaaccttcagccGATGTCATCATCTTAGACGACATGAGAAAACACACACTGAAGAAAAACCATATAAATGCcatatatgtgggaaagccttcaatggTTGTTCTGTCCTCaaacaacatgagaaaactcacactggagagataCCATATAAATGCCATGTATGTGAGAAAGCCTTCAGAGCTCTTTCTCGCCTCAAACGACacgagagaactcacactggagaaaaaccctatgaatgccttacctgtgggaaagccttcattgaTGTGTATGTCCTCAgacgacatgagagaactcacagtgTAGAGAAACTGTATGAATGTcatacatgtgggaaagccttcaatagTTGTTATAACCTCAAACGACATGTGacaactcacactggagagaaaccctttgAATGTCACACATGTGAGAAATCCTTCATTGATATCTATGCCCTGAGACAGCacgagagaactcacactggagagagaccctatgaatgtaatctgtgtgggaaagccttcactcgaCCTTCTAGTCTtcaacaacatgagagaactcacactggagagaaaccctatgaatgtcatctgtgtgggaaagccttcactcaacTTTCTAGTCTTCaaaaacatgagagaactcacactggagagaaaccctatgaatgtcatctgtGTGGGAAGGCCTTCACTCGACCTTCTAGTCTtcaacaacatgagagaactcacactggagagaaaccctatgaatgtcatctgtgtgggaaagccttcactcaacTTTCTAGTCTtcaacaacatgagagaactcacactggagagaaaccctatgaatgtcatatatgtgggaaagccttcaatgaTTGTTCTACCCTCAAACGACACAAGAGAACTCACACtagagagaaaccctatgaatgcaatACGTGTCAGAAAGGCTTCACTGATTTTCTGCCTTCAGACAACATGAGAACACACTAG
- the LOC119524579 gene encoding zinc finger protein 700-like isoform X1, translating into MQPQELMSFKDVAVDFTQEEWALLDTFQRQLFREVMLENISHLISVGMKIACKKQEMILMQLIYRNDNSEDASLQISYTQKNSFKCNYLQEDSTLRSTVTQHSLIPMRKRSYLRKPFGKVLSEQSSFNKHEQFHTRSKSYECHRNAKAFIKNAGHKEYDRAQTGDKPYRCFLCGKAFIGFMDFRKHKRMNTGWKHECNLFGKAFSQSSDLQHIERTHSGGKPCECITCGKAFTYYSALRIHERTHTGEKPYECHLCGKTFSRCHHLRRHEKTHTEEKPYKCHICGKAFNGCSVLKQHEKTHTGEIPYKCHVCEKAFRALSRLKRHERTHTGEKPYECLTCGKAFIDVYVLRRHERTHSVEKLYECHTCGKAFNSCYNLKRHVTTHTGEKPFECHTCEKSFIDIYALRQHERTHTGERPYECNLCGKAFTRPSSLQQHERTHTGEKPYECHLCGKAFTQLSSLQKHERTHTGEKPYECHLCGKAFTRPSSLQQHERTHTGEKPYECHLCGKAFTQLSSLQQHERTHTGEKPYECHICGKAFNDCSTLKRHKRTHTREKPYECNTCQKGFTDFLPSDNMRTH; encoded by the exons ATGCAACCACAG GAGTTAATGTCCTTCAAAGATGTAGCtgtagacttcacccaggaagagtgggcaTTGCTAGACACATTCCAGAGACAACTGTTCAGagaagtgatgctggagaatatcagtcaTCTGATCTCAGTGG GCATGAAAATTGCCTGTAAAAAGCAAGAGATGATATTAATGCAACTTATCTACAGGAATGACAATTCTGAGGATGCTTCATTG CAGATATCTTACACTCAGAAGAATTcctttaaatgtaattatttgcaAGAGGATTCCACCCTCAGGTCCACAGTGACTCAACATTCATTAATTCCCATGAGAAAGAGATCATATTTAAGGAAACCATTTGGAAAAGTCCTCAGTGAACAGTCATCTTTTAACAAACATGAGCAGTTTCACACTAGAAGTAAATCCTATGAATGCCATCGAAATGCTAAAGCCTTTATTAAAAATGCTGGCCACAAAGAATATGATAGAGCTCAAACTGGAGATAAACCATACAGatgctttctttgtggaaaagcTTTCATTGGATTTATGGACTTTAGAAAACACAAGAGAATGAACACTGGATGGAAACATGAATGTAACCTATttggaaaagccttcagtcagTCTTCTGATCTTCAACACATTGAGAGAACTCACTCTGGAGGCAAACCCTGTGAATGCAttacatgtgggaaagccttcacttatTACTCTGCACTTAGaatacatgagagaacacacactggagaaaaaccctatgaatgccatctatgtgggaaaaccttcagccGATGTCATCATCTTAGACGACATGAGAAAACACACACTGAAGAAAAACCATATAAATGCcatatatgtgggaaagccttcaatggTTGTTCTGTCCTCaaacaacatgagaaaactcacactggagagataCCATATAAATGCCATGTATGTGAGAAAGCCTTCAGAGCTCTTTCTCGCCTCAAACGACacgagagaactcacactggagaaaaaccctatgaatgccttacctgtgggaaagccttcattgaTGTGTATGTCCTCAgacgacatgagagaactcacagtgTAGAGAAACTGTATGAATGTcatacatgtgggaaagccttcaatagTTGTTATAACCTCAAACGACATGTGacaactcacactggagagaaaccctttgAATGTCACACATGTGAGAAATCCTTCATTGATATCTATGCCCTGAGACAGCacgagagaactcacactggagagagaccctatgaatgtaatctgtgtgggaaagccttcactcgaCCTTCTAGTCTtcaacaacatgagagaactcacactggagagaaaccctatgaatgtcatctgtgtgggaaagccttcactcaacTTTCTAGTCTTCaaaaacatgagagaactcacactggagagaaaccctatgaatgtcatctgtGTGGGAAGGCCTTCACTCGACCTTCTAGTCTtcaacaacatgagagaactcacactggagagaaaccctatgaatgtcatctgtgtgggaaagccttcactcaacTTTCTAGTCTtcaacaacatgagagaactcacactggagagaaaccctatgaatgtcatatatgtgggaaagccttcaatgaTTGTTCTACCCTCAAACGACACAAGAGAACTCACACtagagagaaaccctatgaatgcaatACGTGTCAGAAAGGCTTCACTGATTTTCTGCCTTCAGACAACATGAGAACACACTAG
- the LOC119524579 gene encoding zinc finger protein OZF-like isoform X3, whose translation MESSCLLSAKSFTLLNLSVWKWKEISYTQKNSFKCNYLQEDSTLRSTVTQHSLIPMRKRSYLRKPFGKVLSEQSSFNKHEQFHTRSKSYECHRNAKAFIKNAGHKEYDRAQTGDKPYRCFLCGKAFIGFMDFRKHKRMNTGWKHECNLFGKAFSQSSDLQHIERTHSGGKPCECITCGKAFTYYSALRIHERTHTGEKPYECHLCGKTFSRCHHLRRHEKTHTEEKPYKCHICGKAFNGCSVLKQHEKTHTGEIPYKCHVCEKAFRALSRLKRHERTHTGEKPYECLTCGKAFIDVYVLRRHERTHSVEKLYECHTCGKAFNSCYNLKRHVTTHTGEKPFECHTCEKSFIDIYALRQHERTHTGERPYECNLCGKAFTRPSSLQQHERTHTGEKPYECHLCGKAFTQLSSLQKHERTHTGEKPYECHLCGKAFTRPSSLQQHERTHTGEKPYECHLCGKAFTQLSSLQQHERTHTGEKPYECHICGKAFNDCSTLKRHKRTHTREKPYECNTCQKGFTDFLPSDNMRTH comes from the exons atggaaagcagttgcttattatcaGCAAAAAGTTTCACTCTGttaaacttaagtgtttggaagtggaaaGAG ATATCTTACACTCAGAAGAATTcctttaaatgtaattatttgcaAGAGGATTCCACCCTCAGGTCCACAGTGACTCAACATTCATTAATTCCCATGAGAAAGAGATCATATTTAAGGAAACCATTTGGAAAAGTCCTCAGTGAACAGTCATCTTTTAACAAACATGAGCAGTTTCACACTAGAAGTAAATCCTATGAATGCCATCGAAATGCTAAAGCCTTTATTAAAAATGCTGGCCACAAAGAATATGATAGAGCTCAAACTGGAGATAAACCATACAGatgctttctttgtggaaaagcTTTCATTGGATTTATGGACTTTAGAAAACACAAGAGAATGAACACTGGATGGAAACATGAATGTAACCTATttggaaaagccttcagtcagTCTTCTGATCTTCAACACATTGAGAGAACTCACTCTGGAGGCAAACCCTGTGAATGCAttacatgtgggaaagccttcacttatTACTCTGCACTTAGaatacatgagagaacacacactggagaaaaaccctatgaatgccatctatgtgggaaaaccttcagccGATGTCATCATCTTAGACGACATGAGAAAACACACACTGAAGAAAAACCATATAAATGCcatatatgtgggaaagccttcaatggTTGTTCTGTCCTCaaacaacatgagaaaactcacactggagagataCCATATAAATGCCATGTATGTGAGAAAGCCTTCAGAGCTCTTTCTCGCCTCAAACGACacgagagaactcacactggagaaaaaccctatgaatgccttacctgtgggaaagccttcattgaTGTGTATGTCCTCAgacgacatgagagaactcacagtgTAGAGAAACTGTATGAATGTcatacatgtgggaaagccttcaatagTTGTTATAACCTCAAACGACATGTGacaactcacactggagagaaaccctttgAATGTCACACATGTGAGAAATCCTTCATTGATATCTATGCCCTGAGACAGCacgagagaactcacactggagagagaccctatgaatgtaatctgtgtgggaaagccttcactcgaCCTTCTAGTCTtcaacaacatgagagaactcacactggagagaaaccctatgaatgtcatctgtgtgggaaagccttcactcaacTTTCTAGTCTTCaaaaacatgagagaactcacactggagagaaaccctatgaatgtcatctgtGTGGGAAGGCCTTCACTCGACCTTCTAGTCTtcaacaacatgagagaactcacactggagagaaaccctatgaatgtcatctgtgtgggaaagccttcactcaacTTTCTAGTCTtcaacaacatgagagaactcacactggagagaaaccctatgaatgtcatatatgtgggaaagccttcaatgaTTGTTCTACCCTCAAACGACACAAGAGAACTCACACtagagagaaaccctatgaatgcaatACGTGTCAGAAAGGCTTCACTGATTTTCTGCCTTCAGACAACATGAGAACACACTAG